Within Acidobacteriota bacterium, the genomic segment CTGATCGTGTCGCGAGGGAAATCATTGTCACGCGATCGCGGCCTGTGGTAGCATGCGCGCTCACCGTGAAAAGCTTGAATCGTTGTTGGCGGCCGTGATGGAGTCGTGGGGAACGTGCGCCCTGACGTTCGTCATTCCTTGATTCTGTCGCACTAGATCTCGGGCCCGTGACGGCGGTGGTACCACCTGTTGGGCCGGCCGGTTATTGACTTTACATAAGTACATACAGGCTGGACAGCGCGGTCCTAAGATACTGAACCGGAACATCTTATCTCGGAGGGTGATTTCCACAGTTGTTGACGGTCTGTGGATAACCGCCTCCTCGAACGGGACAACCACTCACGGCGCATGGACATCTGGCAGAGAATCCTTGCCCGCCTCGAGGGCGAAGTCGGCAAGCAGGCCTTCGGCACCTGGCTTCGACCGACCTCCTTGATTCGTGACGAGGGCCCGGGGCTGCAGGTTCGGGTGCCCAACAGGCTCTTCGCCGACTGGATCCGGCGGCACTACCTCGATCGAATCTCCTCTGCGGCGTCCGCTCTGGGCCGCGACGCGCTGACCCTCGAATTCATGATCGACGGCGAGGGGGTTGCGCCGGGGGCCGCGGCGCTGGCCGGGCGCGGGTCGACCGAGCCCTCCTCCGATGCTCCGAACTCGCGCTACACGTTCGAGTCCTTCGTCGTCAGCTCGTGCAACGAGTTCGCCCACGCCGCGGCGCTGCGTGTCGCCGAGTCCCCGTCGAGCTCGTACAACCCCCTCTTCATTTACGGCGGCGTCGGCCTGGGCAAGACCCATCTCATGCACGCGATCGGAAACCTCGTGCGGTCGCGCAACCCCCACCTGCGGCAGCGCTACATCTCGACGGAGACGTTCGTGAACGATCTCATCGGATCGATCCGTTACGAGAAGACGAACGACTTTCGGACGCGCTACCGCAGCGTCGATCTCCTGCTCGTCGACGACATCCAGTTCCTGGCGGAAAAAGAGCGCACGCAGGAGGAGTTCTTCCACACGTTCAACGCGCTCCATGAAGCGCAGAAACAGATTGTCATGACCAGCGACTGCCCGCCCCGGGACATTCCGACCCTCGAGGAGCGCCTGCGCTCCCGGTTCGAGTGGGGCCTGATCGCGGACATTCAGCCTCCCGATCTCGAGACCAAAGTCGCCATCCTGAACAAGAAGGCCGAGGCGGAGCGGGTGGCCCTCCCCTCCGATGTCTCGATCTTCATCGCGAGCAAGACGAAGTCGAACATCCGAGAGCTCGAGGGGGCCCTCGTGCGGCTCCTCGCCTACGTCTCCGTGACGGGGCGGCGGCTCGACCTCGCGCTCGCGAGGGAGGTGCTAAAGGACATCTGGGCCGACAACGATCGAGCGATCACGGTGGAGGCGATTCAGAAGTACGTCGCCAACTACTACCACCTCCGGGTGAACGACCTCAAGGCCAGGAGCAATGCGCGTCTCGTCTCATTCCCAAGGCAGGTCGCCATGTACCTGTGCAAGACGTTGACCCCCGCCTCACTCCCGGAGATTGGGCGCCGCTTCGGAGGAAAGCACCACTCGACCGTCCTTCACTCCATCCGGAAGATAGAGGATATGCGCCGCGCCGATCCGGATTTCGACAGAATCGTCAACAGCTTTATTGAGGCGTTCAAATGAGTTCGTCCCCGATCTCCCCGTTTTCCGCGGCAGGGATCCCCGTGCGCCGAGGTCTGGACAGGGCACTTCCCGGGATATCCGCGAGAGGCTCCCTCCGCTCTCTTCACGCTCCGCTGTCCTTCCACAGGAGAAG encodes:
- the dnaA gene encoding chromosomal replication initiator protein DnaA; translated protein: MDIWQRILARLEGEVGKQAFGTWLRPTSLIRDEGPGLQVRVPNRLFADWIRRHYLDRISSAASALGRDALTLEFMIDGEGVAPGAAALAGRGSTEPSSDAPNSRYTFESFVVSSCNEFAHAAALRVAESPSSSYNPLFIYGGVGLGKTHLMHAIGNLVRSRNPHLRQRYISTETFVNDLIGSIRYEKTNDFRTRYRSVDLLLVDDIQFLAEKERTQEEFFHTFNALHEAQKQIVMTSDCPPRDIPTLEERLRSRFEWGLIADIQPPDLETKVAILNKKAEAERVALPSDVSIFIASKTKSNIRELEGALVRLLAYVSVTGRRLDLALAREVLKDIWADNDRAITVEAIQKYVANYYHLRVNDLKARSNARLVSFPRQVAMYLCKTLTPASLPEIGRRFGGKHHSTVLHSIRKIEDMRRADPDFDRIVNSFIEAFK